A region of Ignavibacteriota bacterium DNA encodes the following proteins:
- a CDS encoding tryptophan 2,3-dioxygenase, translated as MELTYSSYLMIDELKKLQSLKSNPPEHDEMLFIIIHQAYELWFKQILHETDELCRRLDANSITDAQKSLKRINTIMKVIVHQVDILETMTPLEFLTFRNYLESASGFQSTQFRELEFALGLKDSNALRRTDAESDERAKLEMRYNSPTLWDVFLIYLKNNSYNIPDDLLNRDFKQRIEPSAEVQKILVDIYRNSPVISQFCELLLDLDEGLQEWRYRHVQMVMRTIGTKMGTGGSSGADYLKSTLFRQAFPDLWIIRAEFSI; from the coding sequence ATGGAATTAACTTACTCAAGTTACTTAATGATTGATGAACTCAAAAAGCTTCAGTCTCTAAAATCAAATCCACCTGAGCATGATGAAATGCTTTTTATAATAATACATCAGGCTTATGAGCTATGGTTTAAACAAATACTTCATGAAACTGATGAACTTTGTCGCAGGCTTGATGCAAATTCAATCACCGATGCCCAAAAATCTCTTAAAAGAATCAATACAATAATGAAAGTTATTGTTCATCAGGTTGATATTTTGGAAACTATGACTCCACTTGAATTTCTTACATTCAGAAATTATCTCGAAAGTGCAAGCGGATTTCAATCTACTCAATTTCGTGAATTGGAGTTTGCACTTGGACTGAAAGACAGCAATGCATTGCGCCGCACTGATGCGGAATCTGATGAAAGGGCAAAGCTCGAAATGAGATATAATTCCCCAACTCTTTGGGATGTATTTTTAATTTATTTAAAGAATAATTCTTACAACATTCCTGATGATTTACTCAATCGTGATTTCAAGCAAAGAATTGAACCCAGCGCAGAGGTTCAGAAAATTCTTGTTGATATTTACAGAAATTCTCCTGTAATTTCTCAATTTTGCGAATTACTACTTGACCTTGATGAAGGGCTTCAGGAATGGAGATACAGGCACGTTCAGATGGTTATGCGGACAATTGGAACTAAAATGGGAACCGGTGGCTCTTCAGGGGCTGACTACCTGAAAAGTACTTTATTCCGTCAGGCTTTCCCTGATTTATGGATTATCAGAGCGGAATTTTCAATATGA
- a CDS encoding kynureninase, with amino-acid sequence MINIQSLYNSPNSLEKFYTSFNVSERILLTGHSHQAWPDVAYDGLRQCWNDAAGLIDYKWSKAFEKADAVRNGYKKLMNDSNGEIALAANTHDLLLKFLSAMDWKNRRKIITTDMEFHTVRRQLDRLSEDWIEVVKVRAEPYDDLAERISDLVDNNTACVIVSKVLFKNGRIINNLGLVENKCMEFGTYLLVDAYHVLNAIPFDICSEGLTNSFITGGGYKYCQLGEGNCFLRIPENCLLRPAFTGWFSEFSQLAETKFPGEVPYGEGHYRFAGSTYDPVSHYRAAEVFQFFEENELTPEILREVNLHQKQVMADLFDRIDMESKIIKRDNDVPLEASGGFLVLKTKFAGIISQKLFKHNIYTDYREDHLRLGPAPYISDKKLIYAIEALQEIVKQIK; translated from the coding sequence ATGATAAATATTCAGTCTCTATATAACTCTCCAAATTCTCTTGAAAAATTTTACACTTCGTTCAATGTATCCGAGAGAATTTTACTTACAGGGCACTCTCATCAGGCGTGGCCCGATGTAGCTTATGACGGTCTTAGGCAATGCTGGAATGATGCCGCCGGACTAATTGACTACAAATGGTCTAAAGCATTTGAAAAGGCTGATGCTGTACGAAATGGCTATAAAAAACTGATGAATGACAGTAATGGAGAAATTGCGCTTGCTGCAAATACTCATGATTTATTACTTAAATTTCTATCAGCTATGGATTGGAAAAATCGAAGAAAAATTATAACAACAGATATGGAGTTTCATACTGTCAGAAGGCAATTAGACAGACTTTCAGAAGATTGGATTGAAGTAGTAAAAGTTCGGGCTGAACCATATGATGACCTTGCTGAAAGAATTTCTGATTTGGTTGATAATAATACTGCTTGCGTTATAGTCTCAAAAGTTCTTTTCAAAAATGGCAGGATAATCAACAATCTTGGATTAGTTGAAAATAAATGCATGGAATTTGGGACTTATTTATTAGTGGATGCTTATCATGTCCTGAATGCAATCCCATTTGATATTTGCAGCGAAGGACTGACAAACAGTTTCATCACAGGTGGAGGTTATAAATATTGTCAGCTTGGTGAAGGCAACTGTTTCTTGCGAATACCTGAAAATTGTTTGCTTAGACCTGCATTTACAGGTTGGTTTAGTGAGTTTTCCCAGCTCGCAGAAACAAAGTTTCCGGGTGAAGTTCCGTATGGTGAAGGACATTACAGATTTGCAGGCTCAACTTATGACCCGGTTTCTCACTACAGAGCTGCTGAAGTCTTTCAGTTTTTTGAAGAAAATGAGCTCACGCCCGAAATTCTTCGGGAAGTGAATCTTCATCAGAAGCAAGTTATGGCTGATTTATTTGACAGGATTGATATGGAAAGCAAAATAATTAAACGTGATAACGATGTTCCTCTTGAAGCATCAGGCGGATTTCTTGTACTTAAAACTAAGTTTGCCGGAATTATAAGTCAAAAATTATTTAAACATAATATTTATACTGATTATCGAGAAGACCACCTTAGACTTGGTCCGGCTCCATATATCTCCGATAAAAAACTTATTTATGCTATTGAAGCACTTCAAGAAATTGTTAAACAAATAAAATAA